In Dolichospermum flos-aquae CCAP 1403/13F, the following proteins share a genomic window:
- a CDS encoding antitoxin: MNTAKLSSDGTHQTVILPPDFKMTGTEVYIKKIGNAIILISKDNPWQTLIDSLNQFSDDFMMTRDQLPIDKREEF, translated from the coding sequence ATGAATACAGCCAAACTTAGCAGTGATGGTACTCATCAAACAGTGATATTACCACCAGATTTTAAAATGACAGGTACAGAAGTTTATATCAAAAAAATTGGTAATGCCATTATTCTTATTAGTAAAGATAATCCTTGGCAAACTCTAATTGATAGTTTAAATCAATTTTCCGATGATTTTATGATGACTAGAGATCAACTTCCTATTGATAAAAGAGAGGAGTTTTAA
- the vapC gene encoding type II toxin-antitoxin system tRNA(fMet)-specific endonuclease VapC, which produces MQYLLDTNICIYLIKQKPEKVIARFQTLSISDIGISSITVAELEYGVYKSQQQEKNKNALMQFLLPLEIIEFSQDAAVIYGYMRSDLESKGLVIGPMDMLIAAHSMSLDITLVTNNIREFSRIPNLLLENWAE; this is translated from the coding sequence ATGCAATATCTTCTCGATACCAACATCTGTATTTATCTGATTAAGCAAAAGCCAGAAAAAGTTATAGCGCGATTTCAAACTTTGTCAATTTCTGATATTGGCATTTCTTCCATTACCGTTGCTGAATTAGAATATGGTGTTTATAAAAGTCAGCAACAAGAGAAAAATAAAAATGCCCTTATGCAGTTTTTACTTCCTTTAGAAATTATTGAATTTAGTCAAGATGCAGCAGTAATTTATGGATATATGAGAAGTGATTTAGAAAGTAAAGGGCTTGTTATTGGACCCATGGATATGTTAATTGCTGCTCATTCAATGAGCTTAGATATTACTCTCGTTACTAACAATATCCGCGAATTTTCTCGCATTCCTAATCTATTATTAGAAAATTGGGCAGAGTAA
- a CDS encoding type II toxin-antitoxin system VapC family toxin, with translation MTKTIYIETSIIGYLTARPSKNLIVAANAELTRDWWDNQRNSFTIYISPLVLQEVAKGDAEMVNKRLEVLNNFPLLDITESVQNLAQEFQKQSNLPPSAAYDTVHIATATVYGLDYLLTWNCKHIANPYIQKKLSQIADSLGYELPTICTPYEMLGE, from the coding sequence ATGACCAAAACAATATACATAGAAACAAGTATTATTGGTTATTTAACAGCAAGACCTAGTAAAAATTTGATAGTTGCTGCTAATGCAGAATTAACAAGAGACTGGTGGGATAATCAGCGAAACTCCTTTACTATTTACATTTCTCCACTGGTATTGCAAGAAGTAGCAAAAGGTGATGCAGAAATGGTGAATAAAAGACTAGAAGTTTTAAATAACTTTCCTTTACTTGATATCACAGAATCAGTACAAAATTTAGCACAGGAATTCCAAAAACAAAGTAATTTACCACCCAGTGCTGCTTATGATACTGTTCACATTGCTACAGCTACCGTCTATGGATTGGATTATCTGTTAACATGGAATTGTAAGCACATTGCTAACCCCTATATTCAGAAAAAACTCTCACAGATTGCTGATAGTTTAGGGTATGAATTGCCAACAATATGTACACCTTATGAAATGTTAGGAGAATAA
- a CDS encoding type II toxin-antitoxin system HicB family antitoxin has translation MNYPIVVYPCEEGGFVAEIPALKGCLAQGETLEETLQELIIVRNLWLETAEKHGQKLPDIEGAIAKVKALSSV, from the coding sequence ATGAATTATCCCATAGTTGTTTATCCTTGTGAAGAAGGCGGTTTTGTAGCAGAAATTCCCGCATTAAAAGGATGTTTAGCACAGGGTGAAACTTTAGAAGAAACCTTACAAGAATTGATAATTGTGCGAAACTTGTGGTTAGAAACAGCCGAAAAACATGGTCAAAAATTGCCAGATATTGAAGGTGCTATTGCAAAGGTGAAAGCCCTAAGTAGCGTATAA
- a CDS encoding helix-turn-helix domain-containing protein, translated as MTNTLNKEEYIKLLSETVPRIIDTEIEHKRLLNEVDKFMDLGENLTDEQAEVLQLLVTLIEQYENKVYQMKAITPLDILHELMSVRQLKQKDIVEIFGSKGITSEVINGKRSISKNQAKALGDFFHVSYSLFL; from the coding sequence ATGACAAATACACTAAACAAGGAAGAATACATTAAGCTACTTTCTGAAACTGTGCCACGTATAATCGACACAGAAATAGAGCATAAGCGTCTACTAAATGAAGTAGATAAATTTATGGATTTAGGGGAAAATTTGACAGATGAACAAGCTGAAGTTTTACAGTTGCTAGTAACACTAATTGAGCAATATGAAAATAAAGTCTATCAAATGAAAGCTATAACTCCCCTAGATATATTACATGAGTTAATGTCAGTAAGACAACTCAAACAAAAGGATATTGTCGAGATTTTTGGCTCAAAAGGTATTACTTCAGAAGTAATAAATGGTAAAAGAAGTATTAGCAAAAATCAAGCCAAAGCATTGGGAGATTTTTTTCATGTATCATATTCTTTGTTTTTGTAA
- a CDS encoding type II toxin-antitoxin system HigB family toxin has protein sequence MKVIGIENLTEFSKIHPDAEISLNVWLQTAQKEEWKHIIDVREVYPHADFVQGYTVFNIGGNKFRLITKITYKVKTIKIEDVLTHSEYNEDKWKK, from the coding sequence ATGAAAGTAATTGGCATCGAAAATCTAACTGAATTTAGTAAGATTCATCCAGATGCTGAAATTAGTCTTAATGTTTGGCTCCAAACTGCTCAAAAGGAAGAATGGAAACACATTATAGATGTAAGAGAAGTTTATCCACACGCAGATTTTGTACAAGGCTACACAGTTTTTAATATAGGAGGAAATAAGTTTCGGTTAATTACTAAAATTACCTATAAAGTCAAGACCATTAAGATTGAGGATGTATTAACTCATAGTGAATATAATGAAGATAAGTGGAAAAAATAA